The nucleotide sequence TTTTTCAATAATAGTTGAATCAAATCGAAGCGAAGCGATGAGTTCCGTTGCAATTTGGCGAGGATTCTTTTTGAGCGATTTGGAAAGTTGCATTGCAATGTTGGTTGAAATATCGCCGTGTTCCACAACTTTCGGTTTCTCAAAAAAAATTGTTTGGTTTTCTATCCCAAACAATTTCTGAATTACTGAACCTATGTTTTGATGAAGATAATCTTTCATTTCTCTACGGATTTCTTTTTCGCTTTTGTTGCCGGCAATTTTGGTTTTGCAATTTTTTCTTCGATGTATTCTATTTTTGCATCACCCCATAATTTTTCCAAATTGTAATATGTGCGTGTGGATTTTTGAAATATGTGTACGACAACATCAACAAAATCAATAATCACCCAATCGGCAACGTCCATTCCTTCGTTATGCCAAGGATACAACCCATCTTTCTTCGCCGTTTCCATTATAGCATTTGCAATAGCACGCACTTGAATATCCGAATCGCCGGAACAGAGAATGAAAAAATCCGTTACATCAGAAACTTTGCGAATATCAAGCAACGCAACATCCGATGCCTTTTTGAGAAAACACATTTGCGCAATTTTTTTTGCGAGAACTTTTGTAGCCAAGATAAATTCCTATCTCTTTTCTTCTAAATTGTTTGTAAAAAATCGTTGATAATCTTTTCCGAGAACGAGTGAGATATTCACGATATACTCGCGAGAAATTTGTTGTACAATTTTATTTGAATCAATGCCAACAATGTTCGCAAACGTTGCTGCGTTGCGTTTATTTCCCACTCTGTCTATAATAAAACTTTCGTTTGTTTCTGTTGAAAAATTTCCGACATCAATCACATCCACGCCAATATTGCGTAACTGTTTCGTGAGTTTCATACCGATTCCCGAAACACCACTCGCATTAAGTATATCCACTTGCACCGCATTAGGCAATGATAGAATTTTTTGTTCGGCAAGTTCCTTCGAAGTAAAAAACAGAGAAAGAATTCCATACAGTAACACAAACAATAGCAAGAAAAAAATTACAATCAACGAATTGAGCGCGATGTATTGCCATTGAAATTTTCTTTTCAGAACAAGAGTATCGTTTGTCGTCGAAGACGAATCTGATGGCTCGAATAACGTTCGTTGTTCTTGCGGCGAGAAATCAGCCATCAGAAATTACACCTACGAAAATAAAAAAGATTTTCTCTGTCGAAATTTCGATTGAGAAAATCTATTTCAAAAAAAATATGTCTCAAATGCAGAGGAAAAATTATTCGTCTCCAAAAGGATGAGAATAGTATGAACCGGAAAGCAAAAACGGATTGTAGTAATATGAGCCAAGTGGAAGTTGGCGATACTGAATTTGAAACAGTACATTATCCCACGGACGAAAATCAAGTTGCGCGCGATTCAAATAAATTCCGGAAACTGATTGCTGTCCACGAAAACCTGTTGCATACGGAGAATACATCATACTAACATCGGCGCGCGCAGAAATTAAATCTGAAAAAATATATTGCATTGAGTTCGTGTATTGACTGATGGAAAGATTTTGCGCTCCGCTTGTTGCATAGTTAATCGAAAAATTATGATGCATTGAAAATTTATTCGGGTCAATCCAACCGAAAAGCGAATTCGATTGTATCGTTGAGAATCCAGTGTTTTGCGATGGAGTTTGCTGATTTCGAAATTGCGCAAAGGAATTTGTAAGTCCGAAAACAAGAACTACTGTGATTGCGAATGTAAATTTTTTCATAGTGTTGGTGAATAATTTATGCCAATAATAAAATAGAGAATATCGAATTTATAATCCAAACTTCCTTTTTACTTCTTCAAGTGTAGTTGTTGAAGCAAATCCCTCTTGCTGTTTTGCTAATCGTAAATCGCGAAGGTCTTCAATATCTTCTAAAGTTTCTTGCAATTTCTTAAATTCTTGGTAAGGGAGAACAACAAATTCATTTTTCCCTTCTTTGCTAATTATTTGGGGATGGAGTTCAATCATATTTTTGATTTATTTATATGCTTCGTTTCTGTGCTTGATACGATAAATTACCAAACTCGTGCCTTCGATTTCAAATAATACTCTATAGTTTCCTACACGCAAACGATATTCCGGCGTAAAATTCGTCAAGTGTTTTACATCGCCGAAAAGATTTTCTTTCATCGCTTCTATTTTTTCTACTATGTGTTTCGCGTTCTTCGTTTGTGCGTTTTTCTAAATCTCGCAAAGATTTTGGCTTGAAAACAATGTCATAACGCATTTCATTCAATCAACGGAAGTAATTTTTCGTGAAAATTATACTAAAATTTATTGAGTTTGCAAAGTTGCTCTACTTCATTTTATGCTGTTTGTGTTTTTTTGTCTCGGCTTTTGGAATATATCCACGTGCTTCGTCGTATTTCGCAACTTGCTCCGCAGTTAAAATTTTTTTCGTTGCAACATGCGCGATGAGATGAATTGAACGAAGTTCGCCGTGTAGTATTCCTATTTCTTCCGTATTTGATTTCAATGTTTGTTCGTCAATTGAATTACTTGCAAACAAACTATCCAATTCTTTTTCCTTCATAATAATTTTATTTCCAGCGCGAACTGCATTTTCACTCATCGTTTTGAAAATCGTTTGGATTGTGTTTTTCTGTTCATCGGTAATTTTCAAAACGTCGGCAATGTCGAAAACGTGTTTTGGTCCGGGGTAATGATTGAGTTCCGCCGCTTTCGCTAATCCCATTCCGTTTCCTTCTTTCAGATTTTGAATGTCTTCATCGGAAAGCGATTTAATAGAACGTTTTTCTTCGCCTACATATTTTGAATGTTTATGCTGCGTAAAAAGAAATGAGTTGAAGAGGACGAAACTTAAAAGAAAAAATGTCTTCATAGAAAATAGTTTTTTGAAATTGAATTACAGTTTTCTAACGAAGAAATGAATGGAAAAGTTTCAAAAATTATTTTCCCGATTCTGCTTTCAATTCTGCTGTTCGCTTTCGTTCGGCAATCGTCAAAAACCAAACTGCGACGAGAATGAAACCGAGTGATACCCAATCTTGCAACTTCGGGAATTTAGCGCCGAATATAATCGCTGAAAGGAGTGTGGCGGTTGTCCCTGCAACAAGTGATGTAAGTCGATTTACTAATCCCGCAAACGTTGCCGTTCTGCCTTTGAACATAAACAGGAACACAGAAAAGAATGCGACGAGACCGAATGCTGTTCCACTCATCACCCCAAAACTCCATAACGAATTTGCAACATCAAACGAATTTTTAAATAATATGACTTGGGGAACATCCCATCCAAATGATTGCGAACCAAAATAAACTAAAAATGAAATTGAAAGAATAAAAATGAATGCAAATATTTGTTCGATTCCAAAAAATCCGTGATTGTCAAGTGGAACTCCTTTCGCTCGTGTATTTTTGAAATAGTTCATTATATAAATGCGAATCAAATACGCAATTATGTAACTCGATAAAATACCGACAGCGGCTGTATTATTGAGAAAATCGAAATCACCCGCTTGCACAAAAACTAAATTTACTCCCGCCGCAAGCAATGCAAACACCACTGCAAAATTTTCTTCTTTGTACACTTTCTTTTTTAAA is from Ignavibacteria bacterium and encodes:
- the rsfS gene encoding ribosome silencing factor, coding for MCFLKKASDVALLDIRKVSDVTDFFILCSGDSDIQVRAIANAIMETAKKDGLYPWHNEGMDVADWVIIDFVDVVVHIFQKSTRTYYNLEKLWGDAKIEYIEEKIAKPKLPATKAKKKSVEK
- a CDS encoding LytR family transcriptional regulator, which gives rise to MADFSPQEQRTLFEPSDSSSTTNDTLVLKRKFQWQYIALNSLIVIFFLLLFVLLYGILSLFFTSKELAEQKILSLPNAVQVDILNASGVSGIGMKLTKQLRNIGVDVIDVGNFSTETNESFIIDRVGNKRNAATFANIVGIDSNKIVQQISREYIVNISLVLGKDYQRFFTNNLEEKR
- a CDS encoding type II toxin-antitoxin system prevent-host-death family antitoxin — its product is MIELHPQIISKEGKNEFVVLPYQEFKKLQETLEDIEDLRDLRLAKQQEGFASTTTLEEVKRKFGL